One Festucalex cinctus isolate MCC-2025b chromosome 1, RoL_Fcin_1.0, whole genome shotgun sequence genomic region harbors:
- the gbx1 gene encoding homeobox protein GBX-1, whose product MQRPGGQGTAFSIDSLIGTPQPRPGHLLYTGYPMFMPYRPLVIPQALSHSPLSSGIPPLAPLASFAGRLTNTFCASLGQGVPSMVALTTTMPNFSDPPDTFYPPQELPGPRLSAAEPGARRLQESPHSDEMHGREKSADLLNFSETFQTISGETKLYSSDDEKADLKSGEAACSDRDDSSADSENESFSDGNTCGPLSQKGKLKLGPHDALPPGASSAGKSRRRRTAFTSEQLLELEKEFHCKKYLSLTERSQIAHALKLSEVQVKIWFQNRRAKWKRIKAGNVNNRSGEPVRNPKIVVPIPVHVNRFAVRSQHQQIEQGTRP is encoded by the exons atgcagcGACCAGGAGGGCAAGGGACTGCCTTTTCCATCGATTCCCTCATCGGGACCCCCCAGCCCAGGCCGGGACACCTGCTCTACACCGGCTACCCCATGTTCATGCCCTACAGACCGCTGGTCATCCCGCAGGCCTTGTCGCACTCGCCTCTGTCGTCCGGTATTCCTCCGCTGGCGCCGCTGGCTTCGTTCGCGGGCCGCCTCACCAACACCTTCTGCGCCAGCTTGGGCCAAGGCGTGCCATCCATGGTCGCCCTCACCACCACCATGCCCAACTTCTCGGACCCGCCGGACACCTTTTACCCGCCCCAGGAGCTGCCCGGCCCGCGTCTGAGCGCCGCCGAGCCCGGCGCGAGGAGGCTGCAGGAGAGCCCGCACTCGGACGAGATGCACGGCCGCGAGAAAAGCGCAGACTTGCTCAACTTCTCGGAAACTTTTCAGACGATTTCAG GCGAGACCAAACTGTACAGTTCCGACGACGAGAAAGCCGACCTGAAGTCCGGCGAGGCCGCGTGCAGCGACCGCGACGACAGCTCGGCGGACAGCGAGAACGAGAGCTTCTCGGACGGCAACACGTGCGGGCCTCTCTCGCAGAAGGGCAAGCTCAAACTGGGGCCCCACGACGCGCTGCCTCCCGGCGCCTCCTCGGCGGGCAAGAGCCGCCGGAGACGAACCGCGTTCACCAGCGAGCAGCTGCTCGAACTGGAGAAGGAGTTCCACTGCAAAAAGTACCTTTCGCTCACCGAGCGCTCGCAGATCGCGCATGCGCTCAAGCTGAGCGAGGTCCAGGTGAAGATCTGGTTCCAGAACCGCCGCGCCAAGTGGAAACGCATCAAGGCCGGCAACGTCAACAACCGCTCGGGGGAGCCCGTGAGGAACCCCAAAATTGTGGTGCCCATCCCGGTGCACGTCAACAGGTTCGCGGTGAGGAGCCAGCACCAGCAGATAGAGCAAGGGACGCGGCCGTGA
- the asb10 gene encoding ankyrin repeat and SOCS box protein 10 yields MLFSMSRGSFVFTSNALRSLQLDKDMLERHEHKQRLASYHLLSHALKKESWDRTPLRSSVALRPAVCRDVVLQNAVYTGNLEAMQRLFPRGSAASFIIEPQGGEMRWVARGEGLWSLTYEQELTTPLHITAGRGFAECLKLLLQRGADVDLAPGGITALHESCAHCEPECTRLLLIHGADANAVSEAGRMPLHLCSNPESLECAKYLLQYGAAINGRTVDEDDTPLHVAARNGLTDHVELYLRYGAAMDKKNDEGLTPLNAACAQPQELQDLKRYFRLCQILMKAGADICTTDQDKHTPLHMACKNANADLVELLLANGANVNDMDYGGEAPMHNILKVVCYKLAHSPERVVRALLNHGSIRVWPGALPKVLRHCCQSPRTIEVLLNAYSHLKVTDTWVESVPHEVFQEHQEFYESVFCLARTPRSLQHLSRCKLRVFLEGRLCKVVPKLHLPTFIKNYLLLDYRGYVH; encoded by the exons ATG CTGTTCAGCATGTCACGAGGCAGCTTCGTCTTCACGTCGAATGCTTTGCGCTCTCTCCAACTGGACaaggacatgctggagagacaCGAGCACAAGCAGCGCTTGGCCTCCTATCATCTGCTGAGTCATGctctgaagaaggagtcctggGACAGGACACCTTTGAGGTCCAGCGTTGCGCTGAGGCCAGCCGTGTGCCGAGATGTGGTTCTCCAAAACGCTGTGTACACAGGCAACCTGGAGGCTATGCAGCGCCTCTTTCCTCGAGGATCCGCCGCCAGCTTCATCATCGAGCCGCAGGGCGGGGAGATGCGCTGGGTCGCCCGGGGGGAGG GGCTTTGGTCGCTGACATACGAGCAGGAGCTGACAACACCGCTTCACATCACGGCTGGGCGAGGCTTCGCCGAATGCCTGAAACTCCTGCTGCAACGAGGAGCCGATGTGGACCTGGCGCCAGGTGGCATCACTGCCTTGCACGAGTCCTGTGCCCACTGCGAGCCAGAATGTACTCGACTGCTGTTGATCCACGGTGCTGACGCCAATGCTGTGTCAGAGGCCGGCCGTATGCCTTTGCATTTGTGCTCCAATCCTGAGTCCTTAGA ATGTGCCAAGTACCTCCTTCAGTACGGTGCCGCCATCAACGGTCGCACTGTGGATGAAGACGACACTCCCTTGCACGTGGCAGCCAGGAACGGTCTGACGGATCACGTCGAGTTGTACCTGCGCTACGGAGCCGCCATGGACAAAAAGAACGACGAAGGTCTCACGCCCCTGAACGCCGCCTGCGCCCAGCCGCAGGAGCTTCAGGACCTCAAGCGCTACTTCCGCTTGTGCCAGATTCTGATGAAGGCGGGGGCCGACATCTGCACTACGGACCAGGACAAACACACACCCCTGCACATGGCGTGCAAGAATGCCAATGCAGACTTGGTCGAGCTGCTGTTGGCCAACGGGGCGAACGTTAACGACATGGACTACGGCGGGGAAGCCCCCATGCACAACATCCTCAAGGTGGTTTGCTACAAGCTTGCCCATAGTCCTGAGAGGGTTGTCCGTGCCCTGCTTAACCACGGCTCCATCCGAGTGTGGCCTGGAGCGCTTCCCAAG GTTCTGAGGCACTGCTGTCAATCTCCGCGCACCATTGAAGTGCTGCTCAACGCCTACAGTCACCTGAAAGTCACCGACACCTGGGTCGAGTCTGTACCCCACGAGGTCTTTCAG GAGCACCAGGAGTTCTACGAGTCGGTCTTCTGCCTGGCTCGGACTCCTCGTTCCCTACAACACTTGTCCCGCTGCAAACTGAGGGTCTTCCTGGAAGGGAGACTCTGCAAGGTGGTCCCAAAACTACACCTGCCCACCTTTATTAAGAACTACTTGCTTTTGGATTACAGAGGTTATGTCCACTAA
- the h2bk1 gene encoding histone H2B type 2-K1, with translation MTNDISKKRGRSSGEKRAKKKVKRKETYAMYIYKVLKQVHPDTGISSRAMSIMNSFVNDLFERIATEASRLAQYNKRATITSREVQTAVRLLLPGELAKHAVSEGTKAVTKYTSSK, from the exons ATGACGAATGATATTTCAAAGAAGAGGGGCAGGAGTTCCGGTGAGAAAAGGGCCAAGAAAAAGGTCAAACGTAAAGAGACATACGCCATGTACATCTATAAAGTTTTGAAACAG GTTCATCCGGATACGGGCATCTCCAGCCGGGCCATGAGCATCATGAACTCGTTCGTCAACGACCTGTTCGAGAGGATCGCCACCGAGGCGTCTCGCCTGGCTCAGTACAACAAGCGAGCCACCATCACCAGCCGCGAAGTGCAAACCGCCGTCAGGCTGCTGCTGCCCGGCGAGCTGGCCAAGCACGCGGTGTCCGAGGGCACCAAGGCGGTCACAAAGTACACCAGCTCCAAGTGA